In the genome of [Mycoplasma] phocae, one region contains:
- a CDS encoding DNA topoisomerase (ATP-hydrolyzing), translating to MNKNKKEQIDQITENIIERNMVDIMNERFGRYSKYIIQQRAIPDSRDGLKPVQRRILYSMWNLKLRNKEPFKKSARIVGDVIGRYHPHGDSSIYEALVRMAQEWKSNYPLIEMHGNKGSIDDDPAAAMRYTESRLEKISELMLKDLDRKVVAMAPNFDDSEYEPVVLPTLFPNLLINGAKGIAAGFATEIPPHNLGEVIDATIAMIKNPIISIPSLLKIVKGPDFPTGGIINGTDGIEKALETGQGKIMLSSQYQYVKNKKDEIIGIEIKEIPFGVVKSKLVADIDSIAIDKIISGIKEVRDESDRSGISIYLDLEEDSSPEAIMTYLMNKTDLRISYNYNMVAIDNNAPCLLNLQTALFSYLTHLKEINTNGIKFDLQKYKLRLEIVEGFIKVAEISDEVIKVIKNSDNSKRGVIEALIRVFNFTELQATAIAELRLYKLSRMDQIEFQNEKTILEENIQKCNLLLNDQYEFNKFLIKQLLEIKKEYAKPRKTQITEEKIKTDVDHKLLAKNEDFYFFISKEGYIKKINLKIFNANQISNYKLKENDILQYYDKINSLSKIIFFTNLGNFFILEAHILKDNGWKELGTHISTFVSLESNEHVIRVMEIVSFDSYIEIILISKYGFAKKVKINDFDSKLSAKKRRCMSFKNNDDELVDAKIANNEKSIFIILNNGGYYFIDESVFNSTLDLKAQGIKLFSKLQTKDKIFISAFAMCSPFNSLLMITADGYGKKWRIQDIESVQRWGRGSRLYNVLNKVDCKPMHLEVISDSLEFLYTNSNNEICHFDLNKFDHDSSRIDKLIKLNYDFQNPGALIQPIKINELKDLNFYEQENSKVKFLEIENASKNNKNFIFDTQTTLCQRYYINNFGSSEDQSQQSESPDDEDEIALFAENEIKLEPKRSFEEKMEAMNHINVDSLIEKVKEIKKK from the coding sequence ATGAACAAGAATAAAAAAGAACAAATTGATCAAATAACTGAAAATATCATCGAGAGAAATATGGTTGACATTATGAATGAAAGATTTGGAAGATATTCTAAATATATCATTCAACAACGGGCTATTCCTGATTCACGCGATGGCCTTAAACCAGTTCAAAGAAGAATTCTATATTCAATGTGAAATTTAAAACTGCGCAACAAAGAGCCTTTTAAAAAATCGGCTAGAATTGTTGGCGATGTTATCGGTAGATATCACCCCCATGGAGATTCATCAATTTATGAAGCTTTAGTTAGAATGGCTCAAGAGTGAAAAAGTAATTATCCACTAATTGAAATGCATGGAAATAAAGGATCAATTGATGATGATCCCGCTGCTGCGATGCGGTACACTGAATCAAGACTTGAAAAAATTTCTGAATTAATGCTAAAAGATTTAGATCGAAAAGTTGTAGCTATGGCACCAAACTTTGACGACTCTGAATATGAACCTGTTGTTCTGCCAACACTATTCCCCAATCTACTAATAAACGGAGCTAAAGGAATTGCTGCGGGTTTTGCCACAGAAATTCCACCACATAATCTTGGAGAAGTAATTGACGCTACTATTGCCATGATTAAAAACCCAATCATTTCAATACCATCACTACTAAAAATTGTAAAAGGCCCTGATTTTCCAACCGGTGGAATTATTAATGGCACTGACGGCATTGAAAAGGCTCTTGAAACTGGACAAGGTAAAATTATGTTATCTTCACAGTATCAGTATGTCAAAAATAAGAAGGATGAAATTATTGGCATCGAAATTAAAGAAATACCATTTGGAGTTGTGAAATCAAAATTAGTAGCCGATATTGATTCAATTGCAATTGATAAAATCATTAGTGGTATTAAAGAAGTAAGAGATGAATCTGACCGAAGCGGAATTTCAATATACCTCGACCTTGAAGAAGATTCAAGCCCTGAAGCCATTATGACTTATTTAATGAACAAAACTGATTTGAGAATTAGTTATAACTATAATATGGTAGCAATCGATAATAATGCGCCATGTTTACTTAATTTACAAACCGCACTTTTTTCATATTTAACACACTTAAAAGAAATCAATACTAATGGTATTAAATTTGATTTACAAAAATATAAACTTCGACTTGAAATTGTCGAAGGATTTATCAAAGTAGCAGAAATCTCAGATGAAGTAATTAAAGTTATTAAAAATAGTGATAATTCAAAACGAGGCGTTATTGAAGCGTTAATTAGAGTCTTTAATTTTACCGAACTTCAAGCCACCGCTATTGCCGAACTTAGATTATATAAACTTTCACGAATGGATCAAATTGAATTTCAAAATGAAAAAACCATTTTAGAAGAAAATATTCAAAAATGTAATTTACTATTAAATGATCAATACGAATTTAACAAATTTCTGATAAAACAGCTACTAGAAATCAAAAAAGAATATGCAAAACCACGGAAAACTCAAATCACAGAAGAGAAAATTAAAACTGATGTTGATCATAAACTTCTTGCTAAAAATGAAGATTTCTATTTCTTCATTAGTAAAGAAGGGTACATCAAGAAAATTAATTTAAAAATCTTTAATGCTAATCAAATAAGTAATTACAAACTAAAAGAAAATGATATATTACAGTACTATGACAAAATTAATTCACTTTCAAAAATCATTTTCTTCACTAATTTAGGAAACTTCTTTATTCTTGAAGCACATATTTTAAAAGACAATGGTTGAAAAGAACTAGGAACTCACATTTCTACTTTTGTCTCGCTTGAATCAAATGAGCATGTTATTAGGGTAATGGAAATTGTTTCTTTTGATAGTTATATCGAGATTATCTTAATTTCAAAATATGGTTTTGCCAAAAAAGTAAAAATTAATGATTTTGACAGTAAATTAAGTGCAAAAAAACGCCGTTGTATGAGTTTCAAAAATAATGATGATGAACTTGTTGACGCAAAAATTGCCAATAATGAAAAAAGTATTTTTATTATTCTAAATAATGGTGGCTATTACTTTATTGATGAATCGGTATTTAATTCAACACTTGATCTAAAAGCCCAAGGCATTAAATTATTTTCAAAATTGCAAACTAAGGATAAAATATTTATTTCGGCATTTGCGATGTGTTCACCTTTTAATTCATTACTAATGATTACGGCTGATGGATATGGTAAAAAATGAAGAATTCAGGATATTGAATCAGTTCAAAGATGGGGACGAGGATCAAGGCTTTATAATGTTTTAAATAAAGTTGATTGCAAACCAATGCATCTAGAGGTTATTAGTGATAGCTTAGAATTTCTTTACACTAATTCTAATAATGAAATTTGCCACTTTGATTTAAATAAATTTGACCATGATAGCAGCAGAATTGACAAATTAATTAAACTAAATTATGATTTTCAAAATCCTGGAGCTTTAATTCAACCTATTAAGATTAATGAATTAAAAGATCTAAACTTTTATGAACAAGAGAATAGCAAAGTAAAATTTCTCGAAATTGAAAATGCAAGTAAAAATAATAAAAATTTCATTTTCGATACTCAAACAACTTTATGCCAAAGATATTATATTAATAATTTTGGCAGCAGTGAAGATCAAAGCCAACAATCAGAGTCACCTGATGACGAAGATGAAATTGCGTTATTTGCTGAAAATGAGATTAAATTAGAGCCCAAACGTTCATTTGAAGAAAAGATGGAAGCGATGAATCACATTAATGTTGACTCATTAATCGAAAAAGTTAAAGAAATTAAGAAAAAATAG
- a CDS encoding endonuclease — MKKKTILSILTLTTLPILPLVAASCSQGGDKKQNPENGQNQAGKIQDGNQSGGNNNQGGNSQGGNGDNSANQMKNDATKSLPKEIKTLEEFEKYGDNILNILVKDQDEVINRINAKDKLFFSFSSNKLAFNNKKPSSKDEWNNLNYIINLKTKVKRGLQLASSKKSLNGKRINSELDYEYDATNKLLTIKYKLAKYNGQNNNPDISEKSYQSQIRLDRTKDDVINISDDKESGQSSQRITKRKISSSSPILDSKHQLQYDSKNEFYKNLDGLSGEQLRSALFQVQKSHREANHDYNGLFKIYKDVFVDKYYENDGTVLDIYGENPKGDDPFVFRHGEFRDVGNSEGQGMNREHLIPQSWWNRENPMRVDAHHVWPTDKTVNAKHGNLPYGTVRTPKYTSKNGTLVGISEEDGQEVTEVIDEFKGDVARAHLYFVLTYRDKNLEANGNGKRFFEKINNEEHIRNNFLGTMLNWAYKDNISQFDLDRNNGIYKHQKNRNPFIDYPELIKVYFENDNNFVFKNKGVAINLQEIN; from the coding sequence ATGAAAAAGAAAACAATATTAAGCATTTTAACATTAACAACATTACCAATTTTGCCTTTAGTGGCAGCTTCTTGCTCACAAGGTGGAGACAAAAAACAGAACCCTGAAAATGGCCAAAACCAAGCTGGAAAAATCCAAGATGGAAATCAAAGTGGTGGTAACAATAATCAAGGTGGTAATAGCCAAGGTGGAAATGGTGATAATAGCGCAAATCAAATGAAAAACGATGCTACTAAATCACTTCCTAAAGAAATTAAAACTCTTGAAGAATTTGAAAAATACGGTGATAATATACTAAATATTTTAGTAAAAGATCAAGACGAGGTTATAAATCGTATTAATGCTAAAGATAAATTATTTTTTTCATTTAGTAGCAACAAACTAGCATTTAATAATAAGAAACCTTCATCAAAAGATGAATGAAATAATCTTAATTATATTATTAATTTAAAAACAAAGGTGAAAAGAGGATTACAACTAGCATCAAGTAAAAAATCACTTAATGGCAAAAGAATTAATTCTGAGTTAGATTATGAATACGACGCAACAAATAAATTGCTTACAATTAAATATAAATTGGCAAAATATAATGGACAAAACAATAACCCTGATATTTCAGAAAAATCATATCAAAGTCAAATAAGACTTGATAGAACAAAAGACGACGTTATTAATATCAGTGACGACAAGGAGTCTGGGCAGAGTAGCCAACGTATAACTAAGAGAAAAATTAGCAGTTCCAGTCCAATTTTAGATTCAAAACATCAACTTCAATATGATTCAAAAAATGAATTTTATAAAAATCTTGATGGCTTAAGCGGCGAACAATTAAGATCGGCACTTTTCCAAGTCCAAAAAAGCCATAGAGAAGCAAATCATGATTATAATGGTCTTTTTAAAATATATAAAGATGTATTTGTTGATAAATATTATGAAAATGATGGCACTGTATTAGATATATATGGTGAAAATCCAAAAGGAGATGACCCATTTGTATTTAGACATGGCGAATTTAGAGATGTTGGAAATTCTGAAGGTCAAGGAATGAATCGTGAGCATTTAATACCACAAAGTTGATGGAATAGAGAAAATCCAATGAGAGTAGATGCTCATCACGTTTGACCAACTGACAAAACAGTTAATGCTAAACATGGAAATTTACCATATGGAACTGTCAGGACACCAAAATATACATCAAAAAACGGAACTTTAGTTGGAATATCAGAAGAAGATGGCCAAGAAGTTACTGAAGTAATTGATGAATTCAAAGGAGATGTTGCAAGAGCTCATTTATATTTTGTTCTAACATATCGTGATAAAAATTTAGAAGCCAATGGCAACGGAAAAAGATTTTTTGAAAAGATAAACAATGAAGAGCATATTAGAAATAATTTCTTAGGAACAATGCTTAATTGAGCTTATAAAGATAATATTTCACAATTTGACCTAGACCGTAACAACGGTATTTATAAACATCAAAAAAATCGTAATCCATTTATTGACTACCCAGAACTTATTAAAGTTTATTTTGAAAACGACAATAATTTTGTTTTCAAAAATAAGGGTGTTGCAATTAATTTACAAGAAATCAATTAA
- a CDS encoding diacylglycerol/lipid kinase family protein, with the protein MIYIFYNSLSKVAKQTKRFNEIITKCIEAFNDYDIEKHDVAKVNNLKEIMHKCTENDKVVLIGDDMTFSNIVNLIYQIPHLPDIYAYKYGDKCDFLREISRLEKVNIVNERFFKINDYIKNLPVANYDINKRIFLNSIGISSDQSIWHFLRATQQDFKVLDYLSNLFHQIDDFRILNKCKIFVDGEEYYFNDVLFIMVMNGKYCESGVRIAPHANRKADYVNLIVVHNVTKVTLNMLLFAIYFGEHLRYRRYITEFKAKEIKIECPTIREIIIDGERCESGKIIKIKKHK; encoded by the coding sequence ATGATTTACATATTTTATAATTCACTTTCAAAAGTGGCTAAACAAACCAAAAGATTCAATGAAATAATTACTAAATGCATTGAAGCTTTTAATGATTATGATATCGAAAAACATGATGTCGCAAAAGTTAATAATTTAAAAGAAATTATGCACAAATGCACAGAAAATGATAAGGTTGTATTAATTGGCGATGATATGACCTTTTCAAACATTGTCAATCTTATATACCAAATTCCACATCTACCAGATATTTATGCTTATAAATATGGAGATAAATGTGATTTTCTAAGGGAAATTTCACGACTTGAAAAAGTAAATATTGTTAATGAAAGATTTTTTAAAATTAATGATTATATTAAAAATTTACCAGTAGCCAATTATGATATAAATAAAAGAATTTTTTTAAATAGCATTGGTATTTCATCAGATCAATCAATTTGGCATTTTTTAAGGGCAACACAGCAAGATTTTAAAGTGCTTGATTATCTTTCTAATCTATTTCATCAAATTGATGATTTTAGAATATTAAACAAGTGCAAAATCTTTGTTGACGGTGAAGAGTATTACTTTAATGATGTACTATTTATAATGGTAATGAACGGTAAATATTGTGAATCAGGAGTAAGAATTGCACCACATGCCAATCGCAAGGCTGACTATGTCAATCTTATTGTTGTCCACAATGTCACAAAAGTTACTTTAAATATGCTACTATTTGCTATTTATTTTGGTGAACATCTTAGATATAGAAGATATATCACTGAATTTAAAGCAAAAGAGATCAAAATTGAATGTCCAACCATTCGGGAAATAATAATTGATGGCGAAAGATGCGAATCTGGAAAGATAATTAAAATTAAAAAACATAAATAA